One segment of Arcanobacterium haemolyticum DSM 20595 DNA contains the following:
- the obgE gene encoding GTPase ObgE, which produces MASFIDRVVLHLEAGKGGNGAASVRREKFKPLGGPDGANGGHGGDIVFRVDPQETTLLALHHSPHLKATNGKPGAGDLRHGKRGEDLIVNVPNGTVVKDMDGNILADMMGAGVEIVIAEGGQGGLGNAALASPKRKAPGFALLGEEGEAIDVVLELKSVADVALVGFPSAGKSSLIAAMSAARPKIADYPFTTLVPNLGVVEAGEKRFTIADVPGLIPGASEGKGLGHEFLRHIERCAAIVHVLDCATLESDRDPISDLETIEGELAAYAAAIPPIDGRVPLMERPRIVVLNKIDVPDARDMADFVKDELKSRGLAVFEVSVVSREGLRELGFALGTIVDHLRVQEAEDDDVRPVIRPLEKKDDSSFTITPRKQGEKIFYQVRGTKPERWVRQTDFSNDEAVGYLADRLNNLGVEKQLMKVGARAGDMVVIGTVEDGMIFDWEPTMATGAELLSPRGTDIRLDENVRPTRRERKSQYHEMMDAKEAARQELWMERQVGLWTDPLADEFLNVDDE; this is translated from the coding sequence ATGGCAAGCTTTATTGATCGCGTTGTTCTCCACCTGGAGGCTGGTAAGGGTGGCAACGGTGCGGCGTCTGTGCGCCGTGAAAAGTTCAAGCCGCTCGGTGGCCCAGATGGCGCCAATGGTGGGCATGGGGGCGACATCGTGTTCCGTGTGGATCCCCAGGAAACCACCTTGTTGGCTCTTCATCATTCGCCGCATTTGAAGGCAACTAATGGTAAGCCGGGTGCGGGCGATTTGCGTCATGGTAAGCGTGGTGAAGATCTGATCGTGAACGTTCCAAATGGCACGGTTGTGAAGGACATGGACGGCAATATTCTTGCCGATATGATGGGCGCCGGCGTTGAAATCGTGATCGCTGAAGGTGGCCAGGGCGGTCTTGGCAATGCAGCACTCGCTTCTCCGAAGCGTAAGGCGCCTGGTTTTGCTCTTCTTGGTGAAGAAGGCGAAGCGATTGACGTTGTCTTAGAGCTTAAGTCTGTGGCAGATGTTGCGTTGGTGGGTTTCCCATCGGCGGGCAAGTCGTCGTTGATTGCGGCGATGTCTGCTGCGCGTCCGAAGATTGCAGACTATCCGTTTACTACGTTGGTCCCGAATCTTGGCGTGGTGGAAGCGGGGGAGAAGCGTTTTACTATTGCCGATGTGCCGGGGTTGATTCCGGGCGCGTCGGAGGGCAAGGGCTTGGGGCATGAGTTCTTGCGTCATATTGAGCGTTGTGCGGCGATTGTTCACGTGTTGGATTGCGCTACGTTGGAGTCTGATCGCGATCCGATTTCTGATTTGGAAACGATTGAGGGGGAGTTGGCTGCGTATGCTGCGGCGATTCCACCGATTGATGGCCGCGTTCCGTTGATGGAGCGCCCGCGTATTGTTGTGTTGAACAAGATTGATGTTCCGGATGCGCGTGACATGGCTGATTTTGTGAAGGATGAGTTGAAGAGCCGCGGCTTGGCTGTGTTTGAAGTTTCTGTGGTTTCGCGTGAGGGTTTGCGTGAGCTTGGTTTCGCGTTGGGTACGATTGTGGATCATTTGCGTGTTCAGGAAGCGGAAGACGACGACGTTCGCCCTGTCATTCGTCCTCTTGAAAAGAAGGATGATTCGTCCTTTACGATTACGCCGCGTAAGCAGGGGGAGAAGATTTTCTACCAGGTTCGTGGTACTAAACCTGAACGTTGGGTTCGTCAGACTGATTTTTCGAACGACGAAGCTGTGGGGTATTTGGCTGATCGTTTGAATAACCTGGGTGTTGAAAAGCAGTTGATGAAGGTTGGTGCGCGTGCTGGTGACATGGTTGTGATTGGTACGGTTGAAGATGGCATGATCTTTGATTGGGAGCCGACCATGGCTACTGGTGCCGAGTTGTTGAGTCCGCGTGGCACTGATATTCGCCTTGATGAAAATGTTCGTCCAACGCGCCGGGAGCGTAAGAGTCAGTATCACGAGATGATGGATGCGAAGGAAGCTGCGCGTCAGGAGTTGTGGATGGAACGTCAGGTTGGTTTGTGGACTGATCCGCTTGCTGATGAATTTTTGAATGTTGACGATGAATAA
- the rpmA gene encoding 50S ribosomal protein L27: MAHKKGASSTSNGRDSNAKRLGVKRFGGEFVNAGEILVRQRGTHFHPGANVGRGKDDTLFALETGHVEFGTRRDRKVVNIVAAQA, from the coding sequence ATGGCACATAAGAAGGGCGCTAGCTCTACTAGCAACGGTCGCGACTCTAACGCCAAGCGCCTCGGCGTGAAGCGTTTTGGTGGCGAGTTTGTTAACGCAGGCGAGATCCTCGTGCGTCAGCGCGGCACTCACTTCCACCCGGGTGCCAACGTTGGCCGCGGTAAGGACGACACGCTGTTCGCGCTTGAAACCGGTCACGTTGAGTTTGGTACTCGCCGTGATCGCAAGGTCGTGAACATCGTCGCGGCTCAGGCCTGA
- the rplU gene encoding 50S ribosomal protein L21 encodes MVYAIVKVGGRQEKVSVGSVVVVDKIAGEAGDKVELEPIMLVDGDKITSAADGIKAKVSAEIVRDEKGPKISIIKYKNKTGYRKRQGHRQKLTRVKITDIK; translated from the coding sequence GTGGTTTACGCGATTGTCAAGGTAGGCGGCCGCCAGGAAAAGGTGTCTGTCGGTTCCGTCGTCGTTGTGGACAAGATTGCAGGCGAAGCTGGCGACAAGGTCGAGCTCGAGCCGATCATGCTCGTCGACGGTGACAAGATCACCTCAGCAGCGGATGGCATCAAGGCCAAGGTCAGCGCCGAAATTGTTCGCGATGAAAAGGGTCCAAAGATCTCAATCATCAAGTACAAGAACAAGACGGGTTACCGTAAGCGTCAGGGTCACCGCCAGAAGCTTACCCGTGTTAAGATCACTGACATTAAGTGA
- a CDS encoding Rne/Rng family ribonuclease: MAEEAMDVVLPEGKKATRTRKSSAKKAVSKDVSESVAESLAELAKTPRKKSVASKATVAPMDPTSIVFSAGDTNHAAPVPEVTPAAPMISLLFQEPDVARAVRARKKRKEDVEETADVQQEPAAESHDDSEASADSSRKRRRGTRGGRGKAEEAQVDSNAEAENKDAVQEESEPVRKVKKTKAVVEDSEQPELEAEEPAVRRRRRRRSSENTSDEVTAPKGSTRLEAKRQRRKEGREAGRRRQTITESEYLARRESVERDMLIRERDGLNQIAVIEDGVLVEHYVARHTQASMVGNVYLGRVQNVLPSMEAAFVDIGKGRNAVLYAGEVNWDATGLEGKPRKIEQALKSGDPVLVQVTKDPIGHKGARLTAQITLAGRHLVLVPGGAMTGISRKLPERERTRLKKILKEVVPAEHGVIVRTAAEGATEEQLKQDVERLMKSWADIEAKSKSSKNAPSLLKGEPELAVRVVRDIFNEDFRTLRISGDNAWETISHYVSDLSPELIDRLEKWDSNADIFQENRVDEQLQKAFDRKVFLPSGGSLVIDRTEAMTVIDVNTGKFTGSGGSLEETVTRNNLEAAEEIVRQLRLRDIGGIIVVDFIDMVLEANRDLVLRRLIECLGRDRTRHQVAEVTSLGLVQMTRKRVGQGLVEAFSTTCECCEGRGYISHDHPVERDEEKPARQTSKKEAKKKDAAKNTAESDSKHEEVKAALASIAAAATTKHEEMAAEGGAPDADSADVPAAEKAVEKASEDAQADRPKRGRPRKKKTSDRSDTHESESAERDTPKKRGRKRATSADAAQPDSAEKPREKSETPVKKTKKRVTSSGTITPTQRASSAIMSFPVKK, translated from the coding sequence ATGGCTGAGGAAGCCATGGATGTTGTTTTGCCGGAAGGTAAGAAGGCAACACGTACACGTAAATCGTCCGCTAAGAAAGCAGTTTCAAAGGACGTTTCTGAATCGGTAGCTGAATCGCTTGCTGAGTTGGCTAAGACTCCTCGCAAGAAATCTGTAGCGTCTAAGGCTACGGTGGCTCCGATGGATCCAACCTCGATCGTCTTTTCGGCGGGGGATACAAATCATGCGGCACCGGTGCCTGAGGTAACTCCGGCTGCGCCTATGATTTCTCTTCTATTCCAGGAACCTGACGTTGCTCGGGCAGTGCGTGCTCGTAAGAAGCGCAAGGAAGATGTTGAAGAAACTGCTGATGTGCAGCAGGAGCCGGCGGCAGAATCTCACGATGATTCTGAAGCGTCTGCCGATTCCTCCCGTAAGCGCCGCCGCGGTACCCGCGGCGGGCGCGGTAAGGCAGAGGAAGCTCAGGTAGATTCGAACGCTGAGGCTGAGAACAAAGATGCGGTTCAGGAAGAATCTGAGCCTGTTCGTAAGGTGAAGAAAACAAAAGCCGTTGTGGAAGATTCCGAACAGCCAGAGTTGGAGGCAGAAGAGCCTGCTGTTCGGCGTCGGCGCCGTCGTCGTTCTTCTGAAAATACCTCGGATGAAGTAACGGCACCAAAAGGTTCAACGCGCCTCGAAGCGAAGCGTCAACGCCGCAAGGAAGGGCGTGAAGCGGGCCGTCGGCGCCAAACCATCACTGAATCGGAATACTTGGCACGGCGCGAATCTGTTGAACGTGACATGCTGATCCGGGAACGTGACGGACTCAACCAAATCGCCGTAATCGAAGATGGCGTGCTGGTGGAACACTACGTGGCGCGTCATACGCAAGCGTCCATGGTTGGAAACGTCTATCTTGGCCGCGTACAAAACGTCCTTCCATCAATGGAAGCTGCGTTCGTGGATATCGGCAAAGGCCGCAACGCAGTTCTCTACGCTGGCGAAGTGAACTGGGATGCAACTGGACTCGAAGGAAAGCCACGTAAAATTGAGCAAGCACTCAAGTCTGGTGATCCGGTACTCGTCCAGGTAACCAAGGATCCAATCGGCCACAAGGGTGCCCGCCTCACTGCGCAAATCACCCTCGCAGGGCGCCACCTGGTACTCGTGCCAGGCGGAGCAATGACCGGTATTTCCCGCAAACTCCCCGAACGTGAACGTACCCGCTTGAAGAAGATCCTCAAGGAAGTTGTGCCAGCAGAACACGGCGTGATCGTTCGAACCGCAGCCGAAGGCGCAACGGAAGAACAACTCAAACAAGACGTGGAACGCCTCATGAAATCGTGGGCGGATATCGAAGCAAAATCGAAATCGTCTAAAAATGCTCCATCGCTCCTCAAAGGCGAACCGGAACTCGCTGTGCGCGTGGTACGTGACATCTTCAATGAAGATTTCCGCACCTTGCGAATCTCTGGTGACAATGCGTGGGAAACCATCTCCCATTACGTTTCGGATCTTTCTCCAGAACTCATTGATCGCCTCGAAAAGTGGGATTCAAACGCAGATATCTTCCAGGAAAACCGCGTAGATGAACAACTCCAAAAGGCATTCGATCGCAAGGTGTTCCTGCCATCTGGCGGCTCGCTGGTTATCGATCGTACCGAGGCTATGACTGTCATTGACGTCAACACAGGTAAATTCACCGGATCTGGTGGTTCACTGGAAGAAACCGTGACCCGCAACAACCTGGAAGCCGCCGAAGAAATCGTGCGCCAACTCCGGTTGCGCGATATTGGCGGAATCATCGTTGTTGACTTCATCGATATGGTGTTGGAAGCTAACCGCGATCTCGTGTTACGCCGCCTCATCGAATGCTTAGGGCGCGATCGTACCCGCCACCAGGTTGCTGAAGTGACTTCTCTAGGCCTCGTTCAAATGACTCGCAAACGAGTAGGGCAAGGCCTCGTTGAAGCCTTCTCCACCACCTGTGAATGCTGTGAAGGGCGTGGCTACATCAGCCACGATCATCCCGTAGAACGGGACGAAGAAAAGCCTGCGCGCCAAACCTCCAAGAAGGAAGCTAAGAAGAAGGACGCTGCTAAGAACACGGCAGAATCTGATTCGAAGCATGAAGAAGTGAAAGCTGCCCTTGCCTCCATTGCAGCGGCTGCAACTACGAAGCATGAAGAAATGGCGGCAGAAGGTGGTGCACCTGACGCGGATAGTGCTGACGTGCCAGCGGCGGAGAAGGCTGTGGAGAAGGCCTCAGAGGACGCGCAGGCGGACCGCCCGAAGCGCGGCCGCCCGCGAAAGAAGAAGACTTCTGATCGATCTGACACTCATGAATCAGAATCGGCAGAGCGTGACACGCCCAAAAAGCGTGGCCGTAAACGTGCAACATCGGCTGATGCGGCACAACCTGATAGTGCAGAAAAACCGCGTGAAAAGAGTGAAACTCCCGTGAAAAAGACGAAGAAACGCGTCACTTCATCTGGTACAATCACTCCAACACAGCGTGCATCTTCAGCTATCATGAGCTTCCCGGTAAAGAAATAA
- a CDS encoding cytochrome ubiquinol oxidase subunit I, which yields MDVLDLARWQFGITTVYHFLLVPLTIGLSPLVAYLQTKWLRSGDTKWLKLSEFFGKILLINFALGVATGIVQEFQFGMTWSEYSRYVGDIFGAPLAFEALLAFFLESVFLGVWIFGRGRISPKAHTVAIWLVALGTNISALFILAANSFMQNPVGAVANPVTGRAELDGVGGFLDVVFSLTTIYAFAHTIAASLMVAGALVAGVSVWWIVRSVKNNNELEAEELWKPAARFGFKVLAVAGILAVATGHFMGQHIYKVQPTKMIAAMGIAKSEESAPLALAMIGTELKPENIITLPIPGIESFMVTDHFSGPESRLTGATEIQEKFTNMFSAEYGTDVNYLPNPFVAFYSFRIMMALGFASIALAGLGLWLLRKDNLIRSGGVARLFVWTITFPYIASIFGWILTEMGRQPWVVYPNMDMADKMAPSEMIKQLTDFGVSQNVVPAEVFISLAIFTLLYAALGVVWYVLVKRYVREGINTSKDVALQFDHTNTDTKLSFAY from the coding sequence GTGGATGTCCTCGACCTTGCGCGGTGGCAGTTCGGTATTACAACGGTGTATCACTTCTTGTTGGTCCCGCTAACTATCGGCCTCTCCCCACTAGTCGCATACCTACAAACAAAATGGCTTCGGAGCGGAGACACCAAGTGGCTCAAGCTCTCCGAATTCTTCGGAAAAATTCTTCTCATCAACTTCGCTCTAGGCGTCGCAACCGGAATCGTCCAAGAATTCCAGTTCGGTATGACCTGGTCCGAATACTCCCGCTACGTGGGCGATATTTTCGGTGCACCACTCGCATTCGAAGCACTGCTCGCATTCTTCCTCGAATCCGTGTTCCTTGGCGTTTGGATCTTCGGCCGCGGCCGCATCTCCCCCAAGGCACACACCGTAGCCATCTGGCTCGTTGCACTCGGAACCAACATCTCTGCACTGTTCATCCTCGCGGCGAACTCCTTCATGCAGAACCCAGTGGGCGCAGTAGCAAACCCAGTTACCGGCCGCGCAGAACTCGATGGGGTAGGCGGCTTCCTTGACGTCGTCTTCTCCCTCACCACCATCTACGCGTTTGCACACACCATCGCAGCATCCCTCATGGTTGCAGGCGCACTAGTTGCAGGCGTATCCGTCTGGTGGATCGTTCGCTCTGTTAAGAACAACAACGAACTCGAAGCAGAAGAACTCTGGAAGCCAGCCGCACGCTTCGGCTTCAAAGTTCTCGCTGTTGCCGGAATCCTCGCAGTAGCAACTGGCCACTTCATGGGCCAGCACATTTACAAAGTGCAGCCAACCAAGATGATCGCCGCTATGGGTATCGCCAAATCTGAAGAAAGCGCACCACTCGCGCTCGCCATGATCGGCACCGAACTCAAGCCAGAAAACATCATCACGTTGCCAATTCCAGGCATCGAATCCTTCATGGTCACCGATCACTTCTCTGGCCCAGAATCACGCCTCACCGGCGCAACCGAAATCCAGGAAAAGTTCACCAACATGTTCAGCGCCGAATACGGCACAGACGTGAACTACCTGCCAAACCCATTCGTTGCCTTCTATTCATTCCGAATCATGATGGCGCTCGGGTTTGCTTCAATCGCACTGGCAGGGCTAGGACTCTGGCTACTACGCAAAGATAACCTCATCCGCTCCGGCGGCGTTGCCCGCCTGTTCGTGTGGACCATCACGTTCCCATACATCGCATCCATCTTCGGGTGGATCTTGACCGAAATGGGACGCCAGCCATGGGTTGTGTATCCAAACATGGACATGGCCGATAAGATGGCACCGTCAGAAATGATCAAGCAACTCACCGATTTTGGTGTGTCGCAAAACGTTGTTCCGGCAGAAGTCTTCATCTCCCTCGCGATCTTCACGTTGCTCTACGCGGCACTCGGCGTGGTGTGGTACGTCCTTGTTAAGCGCTACGTACGTGAAGGCATCAACACCTCCAAGGATGTTGCACTCCAGTTCGATCACACCAACACTGACACGAAGCTCAGCTTCGCCTACTGA
- the cydB gene encoding cytochrome d ubiquinol oxidase subunit II — MDLSFLQILWFILIVVLWIGYVTLEGFGFGTGMLLRILPKNEKERRLQLNTIGPHWDGNEVFLLTAGGATFAAFPEWYATMFSGMYLALVLVLVLLILRISAIEWRGKINSDSWRNAWDYLHTGSAWLVALVWGVAFGNLVQGMAIQVGTYGKAGDPSTFVSADVDNVDAALAEGAQHFLTGGFFSLFTPFTIAAGLVVVSLFLTHGALWLALKTTGDFSERAKALAKKSSLASTGLTAVWALWAFFVYSTNIVAIVPLALAAVGLLVSTFFTLKGKEKAGFFSHMAGVAFAVVFIFATTFPFALKSSINEAYGLTLVQASATSATQTVMTIAAVIFVPIVAIYTIWSYISFSRRIGVESLSDEPAGLHPTKVREFAKA, encoded by the coding sequence ATGGATCTTTCATTCCTACAAATTCTGTGGTTCATCCTCATCGTTGTACTGTGGATCGGCTACGTAACGCTCGAAGGCTTCGGCTTCGGCACCGGCATGCTCCTGCGCATTCTTCCAAAGAATGAAAAGGAACGCCGCCTACAACTCAACACCATCGGCCCACACTGGGACGGAAACGAAGTATTCTTGCTCACCGCTGGTGGCGCAACCTTCGCCGCATTCCCAGAATGGTACGCAACCATGTTCTCCGGCATGTACCTCGCACTCGTGCTCGTGCTTGTTCTGCTGATCTTGCGCATCTCCGCAATCGAATGGCGTGGCAAGATCAACTCCGATTCATGGCGTAACGCATGGGACTACCTCCACACTGGTTCAGCATGGCTGGTAGCCCTCGTCTGGGGTGTTGCTTTCGGTAACCTCGTTCAGGGCATGGCAATTCAGGTTGGCACATACGGCAAGGCTGGCGATCCATCCACCTTCGTTTCAGCTGACGTGGACAACGTGGATGCCGCTCTTGCAGAAGGCGCACAGCACTTCCTCACCGGCGGTTTCTTCTCCCTGTTTACCCCATTCACTATTGCGGCAGGCTTGGTAGTGGTCTCCTTGTTCTTGACTCACGGCGCCCTATGGCTCGCACTCAAGACAACCGGCGATTTCTCTGAACGTGCCAAGGCACTGGCTAAGAAGTCTTCCCTCGCTTCCACCGGCCTCACCGCCGTGTGGGCGCTATGGGCATTCTTCGTCTACTCCACCAACATTGTTGCCATCGTTCCACTCGCACTCGCTGCAGTTGGGCTCTTGGTTTCCACGTTCTTCACGTTGAAGGGCAAGGAGAAGGCCGGCTTCTTCTCCCACATGGCTGGAGTTGCTTTCGCAGTTGTCTTCATCTTCGCCACCACGTTCCCGTTCGCTCTGAAGTCCTCTATCAACGAGGCCTATGGATTGACTCTGGTTCAGGCATCGGCAACCTCCGCAACGCAAACAGTGATGACCATCGCTGCAGTCATTTTCGTTCCAATCGTTGCGATCTACACCATCTGGTCCTACATCTCCTTCTCACGCCGCATCGGCGTCGAATCGCTGTCTGATGAACCAGCTGGTTTGCACCCAACCAAGGTTCGTGAATTCGCTAAGGCGTAG
- the cydD gene encoding thiol reductant ABC exporter subunit CydD, with the protein MKPFDPRLMQYARATRGYLALLVGLGLILTFLIAAQTYLIAAIISPVFYGDSTLSASSGMLIALVVVFVARTGVTFVRGAIGHRSAMRVITELRTRVLRHAGDLGDRWLSRGNTNEVVTLTTRGLDDLEDYFVHFLPELFLTATATPLLLLMVTYMDFLSGLMIVLCLPLIPLFMILIGKMTASYSAKRLSAMQRLGSQLLDLLGGLATLKGVGRESGPAQRVDDLGTSFAHRTMNTLYVAFLSGAALEFITTLTTALVAVSIGLRMVTGNVLLFEGLVVIMLTPEVLRPLREVGTQFHASANGVAAADRAFKILESKPYEHSGTAQVPDMSITPIRFDSVSVLAPGRATVAPANLNATIAPGTVTVIRGHSGSGKSTAVNVLLGLIPASSGRVLIGDLELSHLDRRSWWGTITWVPQRPAIVVGTVADNLGTDPSVDAVAEAVQLTGFDKVIATLPHGWDTMLGQGGIGLSVGQRQRLALTKALMSPSQIVILDEPSAHLDAIAEEYVSATIAHLRSQGRTVIVIAHRSAMSDLADSIIDVVSSSRTHREAL; encoded by the coding sequence GTGAAACCTTTCGATCCTCGGCTTATGCAGTATGCGCGGGCCACCCGCGGCTACCTCGCCCTTCTTGTGGGGCTCGGCTTGATCTTGACTTTCCTGATCGCTGCCCAAACATATCTCATAGCGGCCATTATCTCCCCCGTCTTTTATGGCGATAGTACGCTCAGCGCCAGCAGCGGGATGCTCATTGCCCTTGTTGTAGTGTTTGTGGCCCGTACCGGGGTGACTTTCGTTCGTGGGGCAATCGGGCATCGCTCCGCGATGCGGGTAATCACTGAATTGCGTACACGCGTTCTTCGGCATGCAGGTGATCTTGGGGATCGTTGGCTCTCACGCGGCAACACGAATGAAGTGGTTACATTAACCACGCGCGGGCTGGACGATCTTGAAGATTATTTTGTGCATTTCTTGCCAGAACTATTCCTCACTGCCACCGCTACCCCGCTACTCTTGCTCATGGTCACATACATGGATTTCTTATCCGGCCTGATGATCGTCTTGTGCTTACCATTGATTCCGCTGTTTATGATCTTGATTGGGAAGATGACTGCCTCATATTCAGCAAAGCGGCTATCGGCCATGCAGCGCCTTGGAAGCCAGTTGTTAGATTTGCTCGGAGGTTTGGCCACGTTAAAAGGCGTTGGGCGCGAATCTGGCCCGGCACAACGTGTTGACGATCTTGGAACGTCATTCGCACACCGCACGATGAACACTCTGTACGTTGCATTCTTATCGGGTGCTGCACTGGAGTTCATCACAACATTGACCACCGCACTTGTAGCCGTATCCATCGGCTTGCGTATGGTCACTGGAAACGTACTGTTGTTTGAAGGACTGGTAGTGATCATGTTGACTCCCGAAGTCCTTCGCCCGCTTCGTGAAGTAGGTACGCAATTCCATGCCTCAGCGAACGGCGTGGCTGCTGCCGATCGCGCATTTAAGATTCTTGAAAGCAAGCCCTACGAACACTCTGGCACTGCCCAAGTTCCAGACATGTCTATAACACCTATTCGTTTTGATTCTGTTTCTGTTCTTGCCCCAGGCCGTGCAACGGTTGCGCCCGCCAATCTGAACGCCACAATTGCACCTGGCACTGTCACTGTTATTCGCGGCCATTCGGGCTCTGGAAAGTCCACAGCAGTCAATGTTCTCTTGGGGTTAATTCCAGCATCGTCTGGCAGAGTACTCATCGGCGATCTGGAACTATCCCACCTAGATCGGCGCTCTTGGTGGGGTACCATCACGTGGGTTCCACAGCGTCCAGCCATCGTTGTAGGAACCGTTGCCGATAATCTTGGCACAGATCCATCAGTAGATGCTGTCGCAGAAGCAGTACAGTTGACGGGCTTTGATAAGGTTATTGCTACCCTCCCCCATGGCTGGGATACGATGCTCGGCCAAGGCGGTATCGGCCTTTCTGTGGGGCAACGCCAACGCCTAGCCCTAACAAAAGCGCTAATGTCACCATCCCAAATCGTTATTCTGGATGAACCGTCGGCTCATTTGGATGCTATTGCAGAAGAATACGTCTCTGCCACAATCGCTCATCTTCGTTCACAAGGACGCACAGTTATCGTGATCGCTCATCGCTCTGCTATGAGCGACCTAGCAGATTCGATAATTGACGTTGTTTCTTCCAGCCGTACCCACCGGGAGGCATTATGA
- the cydC gene encoding thiol reductant ABC exporter subunit CydC, whose amino-acid sequence MIHPFPREEREALTRAVKLLDVDKKKFSWSVLAGSGAIGSTVGLGATAAWMIARAAQLPPVLDLSVASVGVRAFGVGKAIFRYLERIASHWVALHGMARLRTHIYRQLAGSSTDVVTSLKRGDVLTRTNADVDEIGLVVVQSLLPMAVALVVSLLTIGILGFLSPLIAVIVAIALFLSGIVGPISAMMGAKIAERGTIDNRSKLNDEALFLLEHASHLRISGLLEATEDAHDAIEHAIWKHRDSAARYSALASAIDIFALALAVIGAIVVGTWQVTSGDLSSVNLVVCVLTPLSAFEATARMPRAFTQLTRSGAAAQRVMAIIDRANASPAAIETPDITPGAPLVARGTVAGWPGTRDVTTPISLTIHPGTSLAIVGPSGIGKSTLLSTLAGLIPPHSGTVTIDGHNVSDVSRATLSQHISFTAEDAHIFDTSILENLRVARPAITANEAEALLHQVGLGSWLNDLPDGIDTELGADATTISGGERRRLLLARALATPANILLLDEPGEHLDPATADTLIRDIFGSVGANRAVVVVTHRLSPLDQADHVIMLDSDETGHATIVDQGTHEELLTRNRQYSWSVRQEG is encoded by the coding sequence ATGATTCATCCGTTCCCTCGTGAAGAACGCGAAGCACTCACCCGTGCAGTGAAGCTACTCGATGTTGATAAAAAGAAATTCTCTTGGTCTGTATTAGCAGGATCGGGAGCTATCGGATCCACTGTTGGTCTGGGCGCTACAGCAGCATGGATGATCGCTCGTGCCGCCCAACTGCCCCCGGTCCTCGATCTGAGCGTGGCATCAGTTGGTGTGCGCGCATTCGGCGTTGGCAAAGCGATTTTCCGTTACCTCGAACGCATCGCTTCACACTGGGTTGCACTGCATGGGATGGCTCGTTTGCGCACCCACATTTACCGCCAACTCGCAGGTTCGTCAACTGATGTTGTAACCTCTCTCAAACGCGGTGATGTTCTCACACGTACCAACGCTGATGTGGATGAAATCGGGCTAGTTGTTGTTCAGTCTCTTCTCCCTATGGCGGTTGCCCTGGTAGTCTCACTCCTCACTATCGGCATACTCGGGTTCCTCTCTCCCCTCATCGCTGTAATCGTTGCGATCGCTCTGTTCCTTAGCGGAATTGTTGGCCCTATCAGCGCCATGATGGGCGCTAAAATCGCCGAACGCGGAACAATCGATAACCGCTCAAAACTCAACGATGAAGCTCTCTTCCTCTTAGAACATGCCTCTCATTTACGTATTTCTGGGCTTCTTGAAGCCACAGAAGATGCACATGACGCGATCGAACACGCTATCTGGAAACATCGCGATTCTGCCGCACGTTATTCAGCGCTAGCCTCAGCGATTGATATTTTTGCACTCGCTCTAGCGGTTATTGGCGCAATCGTCGTCGGCACATGGCAAGTTACCTCCGGCGATCTCAGTAGCGTAAACCTCGTTGTCTGTGTTCTTACCCCTCTCTCCGCATTCGAAGCCACAGCCAGAATGCCACGCGCATTCACTCAACTTACCCGTTCCGGAGCAGCCGCCCAGCGTGTGATGGCCATCATCGATCGCGCAAACGCATCACCAGCAGCCATCGAAACTCCAGATATCACTCCAGGCGCACCACTAGTTGCTCGCGGCACAGTAGCGGGCTGGCCAGGAACACGTGACGTCACAACCCCGATCAGCCTGACTATCCATCCAGGTACATCACTTGCAATTGTTGGCCCATCGGGTATCGGGAAATCAACTCTCCTCTCCACACTCGCAGGCCTTATCCCGCCACACTCCGGAACAGTCACAATCGATGGCCATAATGTTTCTGATGTTTCGCGCGCAACGCTCTCCCAACACATCAGCTTCACCGCAGAAGATGCTCACATCTTTGATACGTCGATCCTTGAAAACCTTCGAGTAGCCCGGCCAGCCATCACCGCAAATGAAGCCGAAGCGCTCCTTCACCAGGTGGGCCTCGGATCCTGGCTCAACGATCTTCCAGACGGAATAGATACTGAACTCGGCGCTGACGCCACCACAATCTCCGGTGGGGAACGCCGCCGCCTACTTCTTGCACGCGCTCTCGCTACCCCAGCCAACATCTTGCTGCTTGATGAACCAGGCGAACACCTCGATCCAGCCACCGCAGATACCCTTATCCGCGATATTTTCGGCTCCGTAGGCGCAAACCGCGCCGTCGTTGTGGTCACTCACCGGCTTTCGCCACTCGATCAAGCAGACCACGTGATTATGCTAGATAGTGATGAAACCGGGCACGCAACGATCGTCGATCAGGGCACCCACGAAGAATTACTCACCCGCAACCGGCAATACTCCTGGTCAGTGCGCCAAGAAGGGTAA